The genomic interval AATTATTGAAAACAAGTCGGATTGTTACGGTCGTTACAGGGCTGATAGGCGTAGGCATGGCGATTATACTGCCGAATGTAATTACCGCATTATCGATTTTTTATGCTTTAATGTCAGTTTCGTTGACAGCACCATTATTATTTGGCTTATTTTCTAAAAGAGCGGATACCATGGCTGCATTTGCTTCGGCTATTGTTGGCATTGGTGTGACGATTGTTCTACAATTTTGGAATGCTGGAAAGGGTATATGGATTTTGAATGCGCAGTCAACTGCGATTTTGATCACGATTTTTATGATGATTATCATGATGTATATGCATCCGGCAAAAATTAAAATACCGCCAAGCGACGTAGAATAGGCTGGTACAAGCGCCAAAGAATTTATATCTTTGGACTTTCCAATAAAAATCAAAGATTTCATGTTTATAATGAATTTATAAGGTACAAAACTCTATGGTAAATATATACATACTTCATCTAGTCATTGTTTCCCATTGTACCGATAAACAATTTTTGTTATAATTCCTATATATAGCGTGTCTAAACTTTACATAATATAGTGAATGGTTTAGCAAAATGAATATGAAAGTATTTAGGAGGGGTTTATTTTGAAAAAAAGTATTGTAACATTAGCAGCTATTTTAACGCTAACTACAGGAGCTGCTTCCGCTGCGCCAATTCATAATTTAGCAGGCGGAGAAACAGCAATTGGTGTCGGTACGAATGAAAGCTATATAGAGCATCAAGTTTCCGACGATTTTGCACTAGGATATCAAAGAGCTGATCGCGATGAGTATGGTGATCATGATGACATTTATGGTCAATTCCGTTTGAATAACAATTTACGGGCAATTGTTGGTCACAGAGATTTAAACTATGATACGAATTTCTATGCAGGTCTTGCTGCCAGCGTACCTTTAACGCCAAATATGGATGGTTATGCTTCCTTTGTAACAGGCAGTGATTTCAAAGAAACACAAATTGGTACAAATGTTTCTTTAATATCTAATGTTGAATTGAATATAAACTATCATTCTTTTAGCCCAGATCGTGGTCATAATGAAGATGGTTTTGGTGTAGGTGCTACAGTTAGATTCTAATTCTTATATTGTGGTATTGCCGTAATATAAAATTGATCTGAAATCCCCTCTTTTGAAACTTGACGTTTTGAAAGAGGGGATTTTTTATAACGAAAGGACGCATTAAGACGTATAAGTATATGCGGCACTTTTGTCTTTGTGAAGTGATTTAGATACCCCTTACAAATACGGGATAAAGATATGAATCACATCTTTTTGCTGGGCAATCATTTTATAAAAATGTGCAGGATTATTATGGATTTTAAAGAACTATTACCCATATTGAAATTGTCCATAGCCACGCGCGATTTTATCTCCACTAAACTACGCTTGAGTTATTTCAGACTTGCTAAATGGAGATTGGATTGTAAGATTAAAAGAAGTGAGAGTTGAATCATGAAAGAAATTGAAATGAAGCAGCAGAAGAATCTTTTATTGGTCATTGTAATGTTGTTTTGGTTTTCTCAATATGTGTATGTGCCTTATCAAACACCATACTTATTATCAATGCATGTTACACCGCCCTTAGTAGGTACGATCATTGGTGCGTATGGTTTTACGCAATTTGCATTTCGTATGCCAATTGGTATTCTGGCGGATATAAAAAAGCGACATAAAATATTTATTTTAATCGGTATTTTTGCTGCCGGCGTCGCATCCATTTTTCGGATCTATCTGCCCATGGCAAATGGTTTTTTGATCGGCAATCTTTTATCTGGATTAGCCTCGGCTATGTGGATTTCTTTTATGGTTTTATATTCTAATTATTTTACAAAGGAAGAGTTACAAAAATCCATGGGGCTAATCATTGGAGCGAATAATGTAGGCGTATTAAGCGGCTTTATGATCAGTACTTTGTGTTATGAGAAATTTGGAATGCAATTTCTTTGTATATTAAGCGTAGCGGCAGCTGTCGTGAGTTTTGGATTGGCAAGATATTTAAAAGACCCGCTTGGTTCGCTGCAAGTGTTGCCGGTTCGCGAGCTGATACAAGTTTATAAAAATAAAAGATTGATTCTTTTTTCCGTGTTGGCCTTGATACAGCAGGGCATATTGATGTCTACCTGCATGTCTTTTACGACACAGGCGGCCAAGGAGATTGGTGCCAGTGATATGCAGATTGGTCTTTGTTTAATCGTTTATATGATAGCGGCGGTAGCGAGTTCTTACTTCTCTACATCTGCTTATGCACAGAAAAAGGGAACGAAATTTTGGATTCCGGTCATATCGCTGGGACTCTTTCTTTACTGCATCATGTTAGCAAATCTGTTTTCTGTAGAGCAGCTTTTCGCCATTCAAATTTTAGCAGGAATGTCGACGGGAATTTTGTTTTCTTATTGTACTGCAGAAGCCATGAAGGAAGTTCCGCAGCAAAAAAAATCAACAGCGATGGGATTCCATCAAGCGATTTATGCAATTGGCATGACGGCCATGCCGATTGTTGCAGGAAATATAGTTCATACTGCCGGTTTAGCCGCTGCCTTTTACGTTGAAGGAGCAGTCGCTTTTCTTGCATTTATTATAGCGGTATATTTTTATTACTCGATTGAGAAGAAGCAAAGCCAAGGAGCATAAAAATCTGTCGACCTCCTAAAATGCATTTTTATAGGGGGTACGACAGATACAAAACATGCCAGGTTTTTAAAGGGATAGAGAGAGTTTTCTAAAAAAATTTGTTGCAATTTTATATGCAAATATGTTATATAATGAGAGGTAGACAGAAACTGATGAATTTTATATTGAAAAATAAGGCTTGGTTTATAGTCAGACTTCGAATTGACTCATAATGAAATGTAAATTTAGCTGGATTAATCAAATGTGCTATGTGCGGTGCACTTCGAATTGACTCATAATGAAATGTAAATGAAAAACTATGAGCAAAGTCATTAACATAATCAGTAAACTTCGAATTGACTCATAATGAAATGTAAATCTGCGCGTTATTTACCATGCTTTGGTAACTTCTTTACTTCGAATTGACTCATAATGAAATGTAAATTCCCATGCTTTTATGTAATGACCGTTTATTTTATAAACTTCGAATTGACTCATAATGAAATGTAAATGTCTATTTGCATAGATGTTAGCAATATTAATTGCTCACTTCGAATTGACTCATAATGAAATGTAAATGGCCTTACAGAAATATCTTTTGACGCGAGACTACCTACTTCGAATTGACTCATAATGAAATGTAAATAACGAGTGTGGGTTAAAAGATGATGACAGTATTTGCAACTTCGAATTGACTCATAATGAAATGTAAATATCTGCTTTTTATCTAATAAGGTACATAAACGTTTATAACTTCGAATTGACTCATAATGAAATGTAAATGCTTATCAAAATGTTACTGATATGGCTAACAAATTAGAACTTCGAATTGACTCATAATGAAATGTAAATATGGTAAAAAGTACAACTTTCACTGGTGAAGGCCAAACTTCGAATTGACTCATAATGAAATGTAAATGTAAACGGTACTGAAAGTACTTTTTGGTTGCTGAAAACTTCGAATTGACTCATAATGAAATGTAAATCTGCAAAAACATCAACCTCATGGGACATGCTAGGTACACTTCGAATTGACTCATAATGAAATGTAAATCAAGAAATGTTCTTGTCTACTTCGGCTGATATTGCACTTCGAATTGACTCATAATGAAATGTAAATCTGGCGAAGCTGATTTCGAAACATATTACAGTTTGAACTTCGAATTGACTCATAATGAAATGTAAATTTAAGACATTTAAATAATTCAAATTTTTCAGCAATACTTCGAATTGACTCATAATGAAATGTAAATGCGGTAAGGAGCTTGCTTTTTTTAGTGCTTCTCGTACTTCGAATTGACTCATAATGAAATGTAAATATGGCCATTTCCCACATATCATGATAGCGATTTTTAACTTCGAATTGACTCATAATGAAATGTAAATTGAAGCTGTACACTTTTTCGGTTTTACTCATTTCACCACTTCGAATTGACTCATAATGAAATGTAAATAAAGGTCGATATGAGGACGAAGCAGGGGCAAAGGAAACTTCGAATTGACTCATAATGAAATGTAAATCTAAAATTACATTTACGGTTTAGCCGTCGTGTTCCAACTTCGAATTGACTCATAATGAAATGTAAATTACCAGACGGTAATTTATCAAAAGCGAAATCTTTCAACTTCGAATTGACTCATAATGAAATGTAAATTGATGGACGGTGGGTTGCCGCAATTTTTGGGATATGACTTCGAATTGACTCATAATGAAATGTAAATGCTGAATTTTTTACTAATTCAGCAAACATTGTAAGAACTTCGAATTGACTCATAATGAAATGTAAATTAATGATTTAGGAATGTCTACACAAAATAGAGACTTACTTCGAATTGACTCATAATGAAATGTAAATGATGAAGATGGATATAGATTTTTTGGTAGTTCCAGCACTTCGAATTGACTCATAATGAAATGTAAATCTTTTAGAAACGAAGATTATGCTTTAGGTTTTTTGGACTTCGAATTGACTCATAATGAAATGTAAATTCGGATCTATGTAAGCAGTGAATTCAATTGGCACCGACTTCGAATTGACTCATAATGAAATGTAAATTAACACCGACATCATTCGATGTAACCACACGTGCGAACTTCGAATTGACTCATAATGAAATGTAAATTGATTTTATTGACTTTTCGCCATACATATGCTATAACTTCGAATTGACTCATAATGAAATGTAAATGAAGAAGCGAACAATGAAGCTGTTAAGGAAAAGCATACTTCGAATTGACTCATAATGAAATGTAAATAAAGAAGTTTTTGAGATCACAAAACAGCTAGAGAATACTTCGAATTGACTCATAATGAAATGTAAATATTGAGCTTCTATGCTTGTATCGTGTTGCTTGTCAGAACTTCGAATTGACTCATAATGAAATGTAAATGCGGTTGGCCAAGTTGGCTCTGTAGATGCTGTTGTGACTTCGAATTGACTCATAATGAAATGTAAATTGGGAAGATAGCGGGACTTGTACACTGTATCTAGAACTTCGAATTGGCTCATAATGAAATGTAAATAGATGTACATTAGATTCTGGTGGCAATGTTACTACACTCCGAATCGGCTCATAATGAAATGTAAATTTTTCAGTTGTCTTTTTTACATGTCTAAAAAGAGAGGATGCCTGATCGTTTTAATATGGATTCATATTGATTGGGGATTCTCACCTCCACATAGAAAAGACCTCCTAAAATTTGAATTTTGGAGGTTCATCGAGTATAATTTAATTGGTTGACAGCCGATGACTGACCTAGGGTTAATCGTCAGACCGTTTGGAAAGCGAGAGCTCCGAACGGTCGTCTTATTATTGTCGAAAAAAGAAAAATTTGTTATAATTTGTGCAGGTGCTACGATAACGATAGGCGGTTAGTTCCCATTTGCGATCCACTACGGTGGAGGAATGGGGGTGATGCCATGAATGATACAAACTTAACATTGTTATTTTTTATCATCCTGGTTTTTGCCATAAAAAAAGATTAACCGCCCTGCTACCAACAATGCGATTAATCTTTTAAACGTATAAACTTGGGAGCTAACCGTTTATCGGTAGCACCTTTTATATGTTTATCATAAAACATATAAATTATACTGTCAATAACTGCGTGAATTTTTTACTCTGCCAGATAAACGAGTTTTGATAAGATCATCAGCTTTGCGCTACTTAGACTCTCGCATAATAAAACAAAAAAACATAATTTTTACGATGAAAAATCATGTTTTGGTTTAGTTTTGCTTGCAATCGCTAAGAAATGTAATATAATTAGGAATAGGTGGAAATTAAAAAAGTCGCCGTGTCCTAAGAGTGCGGGAACACTTTTAGGCACGAGCAGGTGAGTTAGCACCTACACGTAACAGCTAGCTGTCTACGACGACAATTTATTATACCGTGCTTTTTCCTTGAAAACAAGGTAGGAGTGCGTTTTGTGTGATAAATTGAAGTTTTTGGCAGAAGGGCTTAGCGTCGGCATGCAATGAGAAACGGAGCAAGCGCATGTGTAGGTAGAATAACCTCGCATGCGCTTTTTTAATTTCCCCTGAAACAAACTGTAGGTTGGTTTCTTCTAGCTGTGGTGTCAGCAGGTAGGAGAAGCCATCTGCAGGATGAGGATGGGGGAATATAAATTGGGATCAGTCAACAGTAGCTTTAAACTGCGCCTAAGTATGTACACTGGTATGTGGCGAGACGGCATTCTCGCCGCATGCAACGGAAAAAATTCGCTCTATTTACAAGGAATGAAACATAGTTTCCCAAACAATAGGGTATTTATAAATGTATAAAACCTATAGAACGGCGAAAGATACGATTATCGCGGCGGAAGTTGAGCACGAGGACATTACGCTGCAATTGCTCGCTGATTTAGATGGCAAAGAATATTTACTTCTTAAACGGCAAGATGAAACGACGATTTATCATCTGCCATTGTCTGAGAAGATCAGTGAAATCGTGGACGATGTTTTATTTGAGGAATATAGAGCGATTACCTATGCAAAATTGGATCAGGAACTATTGGAACAGGGCATTAAACCAAAAAGCTTGGAATCTTTAAAATTGTATTGGAAATATTTCGATCAAAAAGGTTAATTGTCCTTGCTGTATTTTGACAACTTTTGCTATAATGCAAATAGGTGCTACGATAACGATAGGCGGTTAGTTCCCATTCGCAATCCACTACGGTGGAGGAATGGGGGTGATGCCATGAATGATACAAATTTAACATTGTTATTTTTTATCATCCTGGTCTTTGCCATAAAAAAAGATTAACCGCCCTGCTCACAACAATGCGGTTAATCTAGTTTAATCACTTTTGGGAGCTAACCGTTTATCAGTAGCACCTTTTATATTATTATCATAATCGTAAAATTTCATACTGTCAAGTTATAAGCGATTGGATTTATTTCCGGTCGCTTATTTTAGATTGGAATGTAGTGAAAATTAGCAGAACTAAATGTTTTGCATAGATTTATTCTTCTTGGTAAGAAATAAATCGTCAGTGTATTTTTTATTTTGTTATTAGAAAACTTGCAGAAATGAACAACTTGAAATCTTTCTGGAGAAAGGTTTGTTTTTTTGGCTTTATGTGGTATTCTTGGTAATACAATATGGATTAAATTGTGAATGAAATGTGTCATAATTATAGAGAGAAACAGTTTTCTTATCCTATTTATGACGTAGATTGTAAGCAGAAAAATATGAATTGAGGTAGCTTGAAGGCAGAGGATTCAAGTACTTGAAGAGGAACTTCCACAGACTGTGGAAGTTAAATGTCTAGGTAGGCAGTTATGAGACTGTTATAATGAAATTGTAGCAAGCGAGGTGTAAGTATTGGAGGTTCAAAACAAGCGGGTTTTAAAAATACTGGAGTTATTTGATATCAATAAGAAAGTACTGGATAGTGCCAGTATAGCTGCTTTGATTGGTGTGAGTTCGCGTACGATTCGTAATGACATCAAAGAGTGTAATGCCTTAATTCAAAAGTATGGCGCCGAAATTCAGGCAGAACCTGGTGTCGGATATATGTTGAAAGTTTATGATGAGAAGCGTTATGAGGCGTTTAAAGACACCCAGAGCAGTGAAGGCAGAAAAGAGTACTGGCTAAAAAATCATATCATTCCTTCGGACCATAATGATAGGATTTCCTTTATTATTGCTGAGCTTTTGCTAAATTCTTTACATGGAAGAGTCGTTACAGAGTCAGAATTAGCAGATGAACTTTTTATTAGTCTTTCGACGTTAAAAAAGTATATGAAGGATATAAAAAAAAGTTTACGGCGTTTTGGTGTGGAAATTACTGCGGATCGTATGAATGGTATTCGGATGCAGGGTGATGAAGCACAAATTCGTTATTGTATTTCAGAATACATTTTTAATAGTAACGAGTTGGTGGATTTAGCACAAAATGAATTTTACGCTAAATTATTTTCCCCAGAAGAAATTGAGAAGGTAAAACAAATTATTTTGGATGTTATCTTAAATTATAATATTCATTTAACGGATGTTGCTTTCAAAAATTTACTTGTACATGTGATTATTACCATGAAACGAGCTGATGGGAAAAATACGACGGAGTACAGTGAAGAAGAAATGACCGCTTTAGAGAAGTCTGTATATTTTTCGGCAGCAAAAGAAATTATAGATATTATCTTAAAGCAGTTAAATGTGGATATTACGAATGAAGTGTATTATTTGACACAACATTTTGTATCAAGTAAAAAGTTGCTGGAAACGGAAGAAAATACGGAAGTTACACAGGAGTACAAAACTTTAGTGGACAGTATTTTATCAAAGATCCGCAATGACATTGGGATTGATTTATCCGGCGATGAAGAGTTAATTTCTGGATTGATGATTCATTTGGGTGCTGCAGTAAATCGGCTGAAATTTAATATGAATATTCGTAATGAGATTTTAGTTCCGATTAAAAAGAATTATCCGCTGGCTTTTGAGATGGCGGTGATTGCCAGTAAGGTACTGACCAATCAGGAAAAACTCAGAACAAATGAAAATGAGATGGGTTTTTTGGCAATTCATTTTGGGGCGGCATTGGAACGTCGGAAAAGTAATACCAGTACGGCAATGACAGCAATTATTGCTTGTGGAACAGGTCTTTCAACAGCGATGTTTGTAAAAAGTAAGTTGCAGAGAAAATTTGGCAAGCAATTGCAAATCTTGAAGGTAAGTCCGCTTTATGAAATAACAGAGGAAACGATCCAAAGTGTTGATTTCGTTTTTACTACTGTACCGATTCGAGGAATTCATTCAGAAAAGATTATTCAAGTAGAGCCCATTTTAACTGAAGATGATTTAGGCAAAATCGAAATCATTATTAATGGAAATTCAGCAGAATCGCAGGAACAGTTTTTTAGAGAAGATTTATTCTTTCCAAAATTAAAGGCAAATTCTAAAATCGATGTTTTAGAAAAAATGACGGATCTTATGGTAAAGAAAGGGTATATCGATCAGGCAGGAAAGAAATCGGTGTTTGCCAGAGAACAGATGGCATCGACTGAATTAGGCAGTTTGATTGCAATTCCACATGCTTTAGAGAGCCACGGTGAAGAGGCCGTGATTGCTGTAGCAGTTTTGGAAAAACCGATTTTATGGGATAAAGAAAAAGTACAAGTGGTATTTTTGTTAAGTATTCCAAAGAGTAAATGTCGTGTTTGGGAGCCCGTTTTTGAGCGGTTATATCGTTATTTTATCAGTGATTTTGGCGTGAACACATTAATAAAAAATGCCAAGTTTGAGGTATTAATGGAGAAACTTGGTGAGTAGGAAAAGAGGTTTTACAGTAGGATGTTAATAGATTTGACGAGCGAAGAGCTTATTCGATTAAATATTGATGCAGATGATTGGGAAGATGCGATCCGGAAGTCGGCAGATGCTTTATTGCAAAATGGCAAGATAAAACCGGGATATATTGATGCAATTATTCATACGGTAAAAGAGGTTGGTCCCTATATTGTACTGACAAAACATGTTGCTTTGCCACATGCCAGATCAGAGGCCGGCGCAATTGAAAGTGCAATTGGGATAGCGACTTTGAAAAGACCGGTTATATTCGGCAATAAGGAAAATGATCCGGTAAAATATCTGTTTTGTTTGAGCGCAAAAAATAGTGAAAGTCATTTGAGTGCTTTAGCAGATTTGACGGCGTTGCTGGAAGATCAGGCTTTTTATGATCTTTTGGATCATGCGAAAGATGCGTCCGAAGTAATACAATATATAAAGAATTTTGATTCTGATGGGACGGTTTAATCCTATCTGAATCGCAATCTAACGATCCGGAGACGAGGTCATCGGATGAAATTTGATAAAAGAAGGGTGATAAAAATGGAATTTAAAGGATTAGTTGCTTGTCGTGCAGGGGTAGGATCAAGTTTGATGCTCAAAATTAAATTAAATCAAGTCATTAGTGAAAACAACCTGCCAATTAAAATTGAGCATGGTTCACTTGATACTGTATCAGGATTTAATGGTGCTTTGATCATTACTTTAAGTGATGTTGCAGAAGAATTATTGGGGAAAAAATTACCACAAAAAATTATCGGTATTGACAACATTATGGATAAAAAAGAAATTTTAACAAAATTGAATGCTTTTCTTGAAGAGGCGAAATAACAGGAGTTCTTGTTAAACGGCTCCTATGTGAACAGGTATTCCCATAAAGGTTATCGTTTGTTGTGCATAGGAGCACTGCTTCTAGAAGGAATATTAATTTCAGAATTTATGAAATACATTGAATTCATAAACAAAATAAATTTAATGTATGGTAGAAACTATATGGTCTTTATAGAGTTTAAAGTAAATGACGATGTTTACCGCGATCGGTGGTAATCTGGTCAAAATATGATAGATATGGGAGGCAGAAATCATGGATTTTATCGTTAGCTTATTGAGTAATCCTGCGGTCTTATTGGGTTTAGTTGCTTTTATTGGTCTTTTAGCGCAGAAAAAATCGGGAACTGAAATTATTACTGGTGCTTCAAAAACAGCGATTGGTTTCTTGGTATTTGGAATTGGTGCTGGAACGATGACTGGCGCATTACAAAACTTCAACAAAATGTTCCAGGCAGGATTTCATATCTCGGGCGTTATTGCATCGCCGGAAGCTGCTACAGCCTTGGCACAGAGCCAATATGGGTTTGTAACTTCTTCAATTTTGATTCTAGGTTTTATTATGAATCTTGTATTTGCACGTATTACACCGTTTAAAAATGTATTTTTCACTGGCGGACATAGTTTGTTCTTCGCTTGTGTTCTCGGCTTGATTCTAAAGTTTAATGGATTTAGTGATGGAGTAGCAATTGCTACCGGGGGGGTTATTCTAGGATTTTGCTCAGCCTTTTTACCACAACTTTGTCAACCGTTTATGCGTAAAATGACGGGACATGATGAGCAGGCAATCGGACATTTCAACATGCTTGGTTATTCTTTATCCGGTTATATTGGTAAAATCTTTTTCTCGAAATGGGGAGAAGAAACAACAGAAGACATCAAATTTCCAAAATGGTTATCTTTCTTCCGTGACTTCTTAATGGGTTGTGCGTTTGTCATGATGCTATTATTCTATATTTCTGCATTGGCAGCAGGTCCGGATTTCGTTAAGAAATTAGCGGGTTCGACACATTGGTTGGTGTTCCCTGGCTTACAGGCGTTTATGTTTACGGCTGGTATGTCCGTCTTAATGACTGGTGTACGTATGTTCTTAGGTGAAATCACAGCTGCATTCGTTGCAATATCTGAAAGATTTATTCCTGGTTCTCGCCCTGCATTGGACGTTCCAACTGTATTCCCGTATGCACCAACTGCAGTTATCGTTGGATTCCTTTGCTCTTATACCGCTGGGCTCTTTGCGATTGTCGTAATGGTGCTTCTAAATTCTCCGGTTGTTATTATTCCAGCAGCGCATATTTGTTTCTTCTCTGGTGGGACTGCAGGGGTATTCGGCAATGTATTTGGCGGTTGGAGAGGTGCTGTAGCAGGTTCTTTCACAGTCGGTTTATTATTGGCATTCTTGCCGGTTGTATTGTACCCATTATATGGCGAAATGGGTGTACTCGGCTCAACGTTCCCAAATGTTGACTATAATGTTATGGGAATGATTCTTAATAGCTTGTTAAGTATTTTTAAATAATGTTACAATAGGAATATGCTGTTGTAGAATGATAGTGTAAAAATATGTGAAACAGTATTAAGGAGAATGGATATGAGTGAACGTAATAAAGAAGCTTTGCAAAAATATGTGGTAACTTTTCTTGCAGAAATTGATAAGTTTGCTGAACAATTGGACTTTAAGAGCATCGAAGCAGCGAAAGATCTAATTTTAAACGCAGAAAAAAATAAAAATCGGGTTCATGTAACGGGGATTGGTAAACCGGGTCATGTTGCTGGATATGTTGCGTCCTTATTTTCGTCGACAGGTACACCTACGTATGAATTACACGGTACAGAAGCTGTACATGGTTCAGCAGGACAAGTATTGCCGGGAGACGTTGTGATCGCGATTTCCAATAGCGGAGAAACAAACGAATTGAAAGCGACCGTGGAAACGCTAAAGGTAAATGGTGCAAGCATAATCTCTGTGACTGGCAATGCAGATTCTTGGCTGGCTAAAAAAGGGGATGTATTCCTTTTCGCTGGTGTCGGCGCAGAAGGTGGAGTATTAAATAAAGCACCGCGTGTATCTATTGTTGCTGAAATTATTGTTTTACAAGCACTTAGTGTTGCTTTGCAAACAGAAAAGGGCTTGACAAAAGAGCAGTATGTAAAATGGCATCCGGGTGGATCTCTTGGAAAAGGGATCAAGGATGAATTGCAGCAAAAGTCATAGTCGCGTGGTTTCTAAAATTGGAGGAATTGGAATGGATGTTAAAGGAATTATCGTAGCAATGGTTACTCCTTTTGATGAGAATCAAAACATTGATTTTCAGGCAACGCGCCAATTGGTAAATAAGCTGATTGATGATGGGGTATATGGGATTTTTATTCTTGGAACAAATGGAGAATTTCATGTACTGAATAATCAAGAAAAAGTAGAGTTTGCCAAATGTGTAATTGATGAAGTAAAAAAACGCGTGCCTGTATATGTGGGAACGGGTGGAAATA from Massilibacillus massiliensis carries:
- a CDS encoding MFS transporter codes for the protein MKEIEMKQQKNLLLVIVMLFWFSQYVYVPYQTPYLLSMHVTPPLVGTIIGAYGFTQFAFRMPIGILADIKKRHKIFILIGIFAAGVASIFRIYLPMANGFLIGNLLSGLASAMWISFMVLYSNYFTKEELQKSMGLIIGANNVGVLSGFMISTLCYEKFGMQFLCILSVAAAVVSFGLARYLKDPLGSLQVLPVRELIQVYKNKRLILFSVLALIQQGILMSTCMSFTTQAAKEIGASDMQIGLCLIVYMIAAVASSYFSTSAYAQKKGTKFWIPVISLGLFLYCIMLANLFSVEQLFAIQILAGMSTGILFSYCTAEAMKEVPQQKKSTAMGFHQAIYAIGMTAMPIVAGNIVHTAGLAAAFYVEGAVAFLAFIIAVYFYYSIEKKQSQGA
- a CDS encoding BglG family transcription antiterminator, which gives rise to MEVQNKRVLKILELFDINKKVLDSASIAALIGVSSRTIRNDIKECNALIQKYGAEIQAEPGVGYMLKVYDEKRYEAFKDTQSSEGRKEYWLKNHIIPSDHNDRISFIIAELLLNSLHGRVVTESELADELFISLSTLKKYMKDIKKSLRRFGVEITADRMNGIRMQGDEAQIRYCISEYIFNSNELVDLAQNEFYAKLFSPEEIEKVKQIILDVILNYNIHLTDVAFKNLLVHVIITMKRADGKNTTEYSEEEMTALEKSVYFSAAKEIIDIILKQLNVDITNEVYYLTQHFVSSKKLLETEENTEVTQEYKTLVDSILSKIRNDIGIDLSGDEELISGLMIHLGAAVNRLKFNMNIRNEILVPIKKNYPLAFEMAVIASKVLTNQEKLRTNENEMGFLAIHFGAALERRKSNTSTAMTAIIACGTGLSTAMFVKSKLQRKFGKQLQILKVSPLYEITEETIQSVDFVFTTVPIRGIHSEKIIQVEPILTEDDLGKIEIIINGNSAESQEQFFREDLFFPKLKANSKIDVLEKMTDLMVKKGYIDQAGKKSVFAREQMASTELGSLIAIPHALESHGEEAVIAVAVLEKPILWDKEKVQVVFLLSIPKSKCRVWEPVFERLYRYFISDFGVNTLIKNAKFEVLMEKLGE
- a CDS encoding PTS sugar transporter subunit IIA, encoding MLIDLTSEELIRLNIDADDWEDAIRKSADALLQNGKIKPGYIDAIIHTVKEVGPYIVLTKHVALPHARSEAGAIESAIGIATLKRPVIFGNKENDPVKYLFCLSAKNSESHLSALADLTALLEDQAFYDLLDHAKDASEVIQYIKNFDSDGTV
- a CDS encoding PTS sugar transporter subunit IIB, producing MKFDKRRVIKMEFKGLVACRAGVGSSLMLKIKLNQVISENNLPIKIEHGSLDTVSGFNGALIITLSDVAEELLGKKLPQKIIGIDNIMDKKEILTKLNAFLEEAK
- a CDS encoding PTS ascorbate transporter subunit IIC is translated as MDFIVSLLSNPAVLLGLVAFIGLLAQKKSGTEIITGASKTAIGFLVFGIGAGTMTGALQNFNKMFQAGFHISGVIASPEAATALAQSQYGFVTSSILILGFIMNLVFARITPFKNVFFTGGHSLFFACVLGLILKFNGFSDGVAIATGGVILGFCSAFLPQLCQPFMRKMTGHDEQAIGHFNMLGYSLSGYIGKIFFSKWGEETTEDIKFPKWLSFFRDFLMGCAFVMMLLFYISALAAGPDFVKKLAGSTHWLVFPGLQAFMFTAGMSVLMTGVRMFLGEITAAFVAISERFIPGSRPALDVPTVFPYAPTAVIVGFLCSYTAGLFAIVVMVLLNSPVVIIPAAHICFFSGGTAGVFGNVFGGWRGAVAGSFTVGLLLAFLPVVLYPLYGEMGVLGSTFPNVDYNVMGMILNSLLSIFK
- a CDS encoding KpsF/GutQ family sugar-phosphate isomerase, with translation MSERNKEALQKYVVTFLAEIDKFAEQLDFKSIEAAKDLILNAEKNKNRVHVTGIGKPGHVAGYVASLFSSTGTPTYELHGTEAVHGSAGQVLPGDVVIAISNSGETNELKATVETLKVNGASIISVTGNADSWLAKKGDVFLFAGVGAEGGVLNKAPRVSIVAEIIVLQALSVALQTEKGLTKEQYVKWHPGGSLGKGIKDELQQKS